The window ACGCGCGCGCCCTCGGCTGCCAGCGCCAGTGCCAGGTTGACGGCCGTGGTCGACTTGCCCACTCCGCCCTTGCCCGAGGCCACCGCGATCACGTTCTTGACGCCCGGCAGCAGCTTGACCCCGCGCTGCACGGTGTGGGCGACGATCTTCATCGTCACCGCCACGCTGGCATTGCCCAGGCCGGGAATTTGCCGCAGCGCAGCAAGCACCATCTGCCGGATCGGTTCCATCTGGCTCTTGCCCGGGTAGCCCAGCTCGACCTCGAGCGACACGTCGGCGCCGTCGACCCGCACATTGCGGACCGCTCGCGTCGACACCAGATCCTTGCCCGTATTGGGGTCGATGACGCTGCGCAGGACTTCGGTAACCTGGTCGAGGGTGAGGCTCAAGGCAATCTCCGCTTCGGAAATGGGGAAAGGCGCGTACTGTATCAAAGTCTCCGCGCGCCTTCCTGGCACGCCGCGCACCGGGCGATCAACCCCGGCGGCACCAGGGAATTACAGACACTTACAACTGTCACAGGCTTAGGCTTGTGCCGACACAGCCATCTCCCTATTGTAGTTCGGCCTGGGGGATGTGCGGTCCGGCTCGCCCGGCGCCACGGCCACCGCATTCGGATACGGCCGGCGCACAGGTTTGGGCTAGGATGGCAATGTTGGCAAACCGCCGCATCCATCGGCTTTTTCACGGGAAACAATCAGAAGGAGAGAACATGAACTTTAAGATCCACGTCGTCTCGCTCGCGGCTGTCGCCGTGCTGGCAGCCGGCTGCGCCACCGAACAAGGCACGCACACCGCCGTGGGCAGCGGCGTGGGCGCGGCGGTCGGCGCCGGCCTGGGCAGCCTGATCGGCGGCAACCGCACCGGCGCGCTGGTCGGCGCGGCAGTAGGCGCGGCGGCAGGCGGCGCGGTCGGCTACAACTGGAACGCGATCCGCGGCAAGCTGGACCAGGATACGGCAGGCACGGGCACGCAGATCACGGAACAGCCGGACGGCTCGCTGAAGGTCAACATTCCCAGCCAGGTCACCTTCGACACCGACAGCTCCGCCATCAAGCCGAGCTTCCGCTCGGTGCTGGACAAAGTCGCCCAGACCCTGTCGCAGCACCCGGACGTCGCCGCCACGGTGGTCGGCCATACCGATAGCACCGGCAACCCGAACTACAACCTGCAACTGTCGCAGCGCCGGGCCCA of the Cupriavidus malaysiensis genome contains:
- a CDS encoding OmpA family protein, which produces MNFKIHVVSLAAVAVLAAGCATEQGTHTAVGSGVGAAVGAGLGSLIGGNRTGALVGAAVGAAAGGAVGYNWNAIRGKLDQDTAGTGTQITEQPDGSLKVNIPSQVTFDTDSSAIKPSFRSVLDKVAQTLSQHPDVAATVVGHTDSTGNPNYNLQLSQRRAQSVAGYLGDRGIPRARLAAEGRGQTQPVADNATEAGRAQNRRVEIFLKPIQG